One region of Nitrospinaceae bacterium genomic DNA includes:
- a CDS encoding aldolase, giving the protein MLFASQDEITSQLKGVLAQNNGSVKLENSDKLRDDFIDVLVENAIFNNNKETKGLARYLIKSAALQLGIVPSSIQGLYEARGRGENKGYTVPALNIRGMSYDMCRSIFRSAHKADCGALIFEIAKSEIGYTFQPPHEMAPIILAAAIKENHTGPVFIQGDHFQVNAKNYALDPDKEINGLKDLIRRGIGAGFYNIDIDTSTLVDLSQPNVKEEQRLNFEVGVKLTRYIRQLEPEGVTISVGGEIGEVGKQNSTEEELRAYLDNFNEKLKEKGGDKGISKISIQTGTSHGGVPLPDGTVAEVNLDFDTLGKLSKISREDYGLAGAVQHGASTLPREMFNRFPELETSEIHLATNFQNMIYDSKHFPADFKQEIYKHLRVRFADEMKDGMTDEQFIYKTRKKGFGEFKRQFWDLSSEIKTAIGKELENEFDFLFDKLNVKNTRGIVGKTVEVVPVKPDLEAEIAACE; this is encoded by the coding sequence ATGTTATTTGCCAGTCAAGATGAAATTACCAGTCAATTAAAAGGCGTTCTGGCCCAGAACAACGGCAGCGTCAAGCTGGAAAATTCGGACAAACTCCGGGACGATTTCATCGACGTGCTGGTGGAAAACGCTATTTTTAATAATAATAAAGAAACTAAAGGGTTAGCGAGGTACCTGATTAAATCAGCCGCCCTGCAATTGGGCATTGTCCCGTCATCCATCCAGGGGCTTTATGAAGCTAGGGGCCGTGGAGAAAATAAGGGGTACACCGTACCGGCGCTCAATATCCGGGGCATGTCCTACGACATGTGCCGCTCCATCTTCCGGTCCGCTCACAAAGCCGACTGCGGAGCGCTGATCTTCGAGATTGCCAAGTCGGAAATCGGATACACCTTTCAGCCGCCACATGAAATGGCGCCGATCATTCTGGCGGCGGCCATTAAGGAAAACCATACGGGGCCGGTCTTCATCCAGGGAGACCATTTCCAGGTCAACGCCAAAAATTACGCTCTGGACCCGGATAAAGAAATCAACGGGCTGAAAGACCTCATCCGGCGTGGCATCGGAGCGGGGTTTTACAATATCGATATCGACACCTCCACGCTCGTCGATCTCAGCCAGCCGAATGTCAAAGAAGAGCAACGCTTGAATTTTGAGGTCGGCGTGAAACTGACCCGCTATATCCGCCAGCTTGAACCGGAAGGCGTCACCATTTCCGTGGGTGGCGAAATCGGTGAAGTGGGCAAGCAAAACAGCACCGAGGAGGAGCTTCGCGCCTATCTGGACAATTTCAATGAAAAATTAAAAGAAAAAGGCGGCGACAAGGGCATCAGCAAGATTTCCATTCAAACGGGAACCAGTCACGGCGGCGTCCCCCTCCCCGACGGAACGGTGGCGGAGGTGAACCTGGATTTCGACACGCTGGGGAAACTGTCAAAAATCTCAAGGGAAGATTACGGTCTTGCGGGAGCGGTTCAGCATGGGGCGTCCACACTGCCCCGGGAAATGTTCAACCGGTTTCCGGAACTGGAGACCAGCGAGATTCATCTGGCGACCAACTTTCAGAACATGATCTACGACAGCAAACACTTCCCCGCCGACTTTAAACAAGAAATCTACAAGCACCTCCGGGTCCGGTTCGCCGACGAAATGAAAGACGGCATGACCGACGAACAGTTCATCTACAAAACCCGCAAAAAAGGCTTTGGTGAATTCAAACGTCAATTCTGGGATCTCTCCAGCGAGATCAAAACCGCAATCGGCAAAGAACTGGAAAACGAGTTCGACTTCCTGTTTGACAAGCTGAACGTCAAGAATACCCGCGGGATCGTGGGCAAAACCGTTGAAGTGGTCCCCGTCAAGCCCGATCTCGAAGCCGAAATCGCCGCCTGCGAATAA